The following proteins come from a genomic window of Rutidosis leptorrhynchoides isolate AG116_Rl617_1_P2 chromosome 10, CSIRO_AGI_Rlap_v1, whole genome shotgun sequence:
- the LOC139870142 gene encoding xyloglucan endotransglucosylase/hydrolase protein 2-like codes for MGFHLNAIATALIALFGTFYPLCDASRDASFDENYNVTWGNHHVSFRHQRREVQLLLDKSTGAGFASKAFYASGFFKMKIKTPGNKDSAGIITAFYLFLNTTVHDEMDFEFLGDSPGKPIILQTNEYINGFGGKEQRFVLWFDPSADFHYYKFLWNQHQVVFYVDEIPIRVYKNKKTEGLKFPSNTMQLIVSLWDGSNWASRSKVNYSNGPFLAHFEDFSMDECVSPPNHPKADCYSQKYWWNNEKYWQLNSQQLKAYEDTKKKYMVYDYCSDKVRYHTPPIECNG; via the exons ATGGGTTTCCATTTGAATGCGATAGCGACAGCGTTAATAGCTTTGTTCGGAACCTTTTACCCGTTATGTGATGCATCAAGAGATGCAAGCTTCGATGAGAATTATAACGTAACTTGGGGCAACCATCATGTTTCATTTCGTCATCAAAGACGTGAAGTCCAGTTGTTATTGGATAAATCTACAG GTGCTGGATTTGCCTCAAAAGCATTTTACGCATCAGGGTTTTTCAAAATGAAGATTAAAACACCCGGCAACAAGGATTCTGCTGGCATTATTACTGCTTTTTAT TTGTTTTTAAATACGACAGTACATGATGAGATGGACTTCGAGTTCTTGGGAGATAGCCCGGGGAAACCGATTATATTACAAACAAATGAGTACATAAATGGTTTTGGTGGTAAAGAACAAAGATTTGTTCTTTGGTTTGATCCTAGTGCAGATTTCCATTACTACAAATTCTTGTGGAACCAACATCAAGTTGT GTTTTATGTAGATGAAATACCAATAAGGGTATACAAGAACAAAAAAACTGAAGGGTTAAAATTCCCTAGCAATACAATGCAATTGATTGTGAGTTTATGGGATGGGTCTAATTGGGCCAGCCGGAGCAAGGTCAATTATTCCAATGGACCATTTTTAGCCCATTTCGAAGATTTTAGTATGGATGAATGTGTCTCACCACCCAATCATCCCAAAGCTGACTGTTATTCTCAAAAGTATTGGTGGAACAATGAAAAATATTGGCAGTTGAATTCACAACAATTGAAAGCTTATGAAGATACGAAGAAGAAGTACATGGTATATGACTATTGTAGTGATAAAGTTAGGTATCATACCCCTCCTATAGAATGTAATGGGTGA
- the LOC139870143 gene encoding xyloglucan endotransglucosylase/hydrolase protein 2-like encodes MGFSLKVIATILLLALFGTMYSLCNGSRDESFDENYNVIWGNQHVSFLNQRREIQLLLDISSGAGFASKAFYASGFFQMKIKTPDNMDTAGIVTAFYLFINSTVHDELDFEFMGDSTGKPTKLQTNVFTNGVGGREQKYVLWFDPSADFHYYKFLWNQHQAVFYVDDIPIRVYKNNMIKGLKYPNNTMQVIVSLWDGSDWATDGGQTKANYSYAPFLAHFQDFSIDGCVSLPNEPNADCYSQKFWWNSEKHWQLNSQQLDAYEDAKKYMIYDYCRDRIRYPIPPIECSG; translated from the exons ATGGGTTTTAGTTTAAAAGTGATAGCGACAATATTGTTACTAGCTTTGTTTGGAACTATGTACTCGTTATGCAATGGATCAAGAGATGAAAGCTTTGATGAGAATTATAACGTAATTTGGGGGAACCAACATGTCTCATTTCTTAATCAAAGACGTGAAATTCAGTTGTTATTAGACATTTCTTCAG GTGCTGgatttgcgtcaaaagcttttTACGCATCAGGGTTTTTTCAAATGAAGATTAAGACACCCGACAACATGGATACTGCTGGCATTGTTACTGCTTTTTAT TTATTTATAAATTCAACAGTACATGACGAGTTGGACTTTGAGTTCATGGGAGATAGTACGGGGAAACCGACTAAATtacaaacaaatgtgttcacaaatGGTGTTGGTGGTAGAGAACAGAAATATGTTCTATGGTTTGATCCTAGTGCTGATTTCCATTACTACAAGTTCTTGTGGAATCAACATCAAGCTGT GTTTTATGTGGATGACATACCAATAAGGGTATACAAGAACAACATGATTAAAGGTTTAAAATACCCCAACAATACAATGCAAGTGATTGTGAGTTTATGGGATGGGTCTGATTGGGCCACTGATGGGGGCCAAACCAAGGCCAATTATTCCTATGCACCATTTCTAGCCCATTTTCAAGATTTTAGCATCGATGGGTGCGTCTCACTGCCAAATGAACCCAATGCTGATTGTTATTCTCAAAAGTTTTGGTGGAACTCTGAAAAACATTGGCAGTTGAATTCACAACAATTGGATGCTTATGAAGATGCgaaaaaatatatgatatatgattattGTAGAGATAGAATTAGGTACCCTATTCCTCCTATAGAGTGTAGTGGGTGA
- the LOC139870144 gene encoding uncharacterized protein produces the protein MDVSEVNRKLLNELEEMGFPLAVAMRALLNSGNTSLVDAIIWIIDHQDDPEIDQVPSVPIRIEIEDFESSFVSEEVKLKAQILRDKTREQNKEDKKFEHGKEKERIRAGKEVQELKKVAEENERKRFIAQGKAEKLEDDKARDRIRQKLHHDKLERRERVGLHSQHHASDVSMVQVNKETLPIVTTRVGVDLTAKVDLMRDCLRSLRRNNKDDDFKVRRAFETLLIYVRNVARDPNEDKFRKIRLSNPAFKERVGIYEQGIKFLELCGFERVEGGRFLFLHRSHVDMALFRSAGNMLQSAITNPFFGLLSKEQ, from the exons atggatgtttcaGAAGTAAACAGGAAGTTGCTTAATGAACTTGAAGAAATGGGTTTCCCATTGGCTGTTGCAATGAGAGCGCTTCTTAATTCCG GTAACACTAGTTTGGTGGATGCTATTATTTGGATTATTGATCATCAAGATGACCCTGAAATTGATCAGGTGCCGTCG GTTCCAATAAGAATCGAAATCGAGGATTTTGAGTCTTCTTTCGTGTCAGAAGAAGTAAAGCTAAAAGCACAAATACTAAG AGACAAAACACGCGAACAGAACAAGGAAGATAAGAAATTTGAACACGGTAAAGAGAAG GAAAGAATTCGAGCAGGAAAAGAAGTGCAAGAATTGAAAAAAGTTGCAGAAGAAAATGAAAGAAAACG TTTTATAGCTCAGGGGAAAGCTGAAAAACTGGAAGATGATAAAGCGAGGGACAGAATTCGACAGAAGCTGCATCACGACAAG TTAGAAAGAAGGGAGAGGGTTGGATTGCATTCACAACATCATGCATCTGATGTGTCAATGGTGCAAGTGAATAAG GAGACCTTGCCTATTGTTACTACACGGGTTGGTGTTGATTTGACAGCAAAAGTGGATCTTATGAGAGATTGTTTAAGGTCACTCAGGCGAAACAATAAG GATGACGATTTCAAAGTGAGAAGAGCTTTTGAGACACTGCTGATTTATGTGAGAAATGTTGCTAGAGATCCCAATGAGGATAAATTCAGGAAGATCAGATTGAGTAATCCAGCTTTTAAG GAACGAGTTGGGATATATGAACAAGGAATCAAGTTTCTTGAACTATGTGGGTTTGAAAGAGTTGAAGGTGGCAGGTTTCTGTTTCTTCACAGAAGCCATGTTGACATGGCATTGTTTAGATCGGCGGGTAACATGTTGCAGTCTGCTATAACGAATCCCTTCTTCGGACTACTATCAAAAGAACAATAA
- the LOC139872186 gene encoding uncharacterized protein, protein MAEITETMGTESSSPSQKNKTTNSEASNFDDKTMRNTKPGLKRLILTLSVFFSFLLGLPWLLKSVEIYRSPLPFSEIDSLSNSIDSNPFLYPCKFHVVFVNLDHSTSNAENLGFLISRHMLQLTDSNSICGTCENNFTVSVSLDSGNHCVEYGNVGKGVWKCGALGQFDFDENDEVFDEYLRDIVGRSRVYTIVVVNSGDGDRVRAVVGKYRHGWIVGRLSEMDVVAEKVAEMFVKIFVRGAKEEGSIQGEFMPVGADGKIVLSFNLLNADPRDWIYDWDFNEVDEKLLAPVLEALGPIANISVESQVLYHAPKSSYSYWDAEQESHIFSTTDLPFFVNSNEWHLDTSIAAGGRSKILQFVVYIPSANECPLRLQLPNGEISVTNGFISPTWGGVVVLNPPKCLENANSVHPLRRKISSEELNQIFEVFLGQLRQLFGLKSTGFYKGASGTSVLLASERGFTEWELDALARQYACYNLRQCGTTLGSLSRLVQSLPRMIIKDEIGKQVMLSLEAAKLSQENASLGNYDASAVSSKHARSLAEDAFFHPSVMSVSYYSFEHMFAVYSPFFLPLSLHVILAVVREIKRYKKESRKYAAWKAATKQHSD, encoded by the exons ATGGCGGAAATAACTGAAACCATGGGAACTGAGTCATCGTCTCCATCGCAAAAAAACAAAACTACGAACTCAGAAGCATCAAATTTCGACGATAAAACAATGCGAAATACAAAACCTGGATTGAAGCGTCTCATTCTAACTCTATCTGTTTTCTTCTCGTTCCTCTTAG GATTGCCATGGTTGCTAAAATCGGTAGAGATCTATCGATCGCCGCTTCCGTTTAGCGAGATTGATTCACTATCGAATTCAATTGATTCAAATCCGTTTCTATATCCGTGTAAATTTCATGTTGTGTTTGTTAATTTAGATCATAGTACTTCAAATGCTGAAAACCTAGGGTTTCTAATTAGCAGACATATGTTACAGTTAACTGATAGTAATTCAATTTGTGGCACCTGTGAGAATAATTTCACAGTTTCTGTCAGTTTAGATTCTGGTAACCACTGTGTCGAATACGGAAATGTTGGTAAAGGAGTGTGGAAATGCGGAGCATTAGGCCAGTTCGATTTTGACGAGAATGATGAGGTTTTTGATGAGTATTTGCGTGATATTGTCGGACGAAGTAGGGTTTATACTATTGTGGTTGTGAATAGTGGTGATGGGGATAGGGTTAGGGCGGTTGTGGGGAAGTATAGGCACGGTTGGATTGTTGGTAGGTTGTCTGAAATGGATGTGGTGGCGGAAAAAGTGGCGGAGATGTTTGTGAAGATATTTGTGCGTGGTGCGAAAGAAGAAGGGAGCATTCAAGGGGAGTTTATGCCTGTTGGTGCTGATGGGAAAATTGTGCTTTCTTTCAATTTGTTGAATGCCGATCCGCGTGATTGGATATATGATTG GGATTTTAATGAGGTCGATGAGAAACTTCTAGCCCCTGTACTTGAAGCCTTGGGTCCTATAGCGAATATAAGTGTGGAAAGTCAG GTTCTGTATCATGCTCCGAAATCTTCATATTCTTATTGGGATGCTGAACAAGAGAGCCACATTTTTAGCACCACAGATCTTCCATTCTTT GTGAATTCAAATGAATGGCACCTGGATACTTCCATTGCAGCTGGTGGACGATCAAAGATTTTGCAATTTGTGGT ATATATACCATCTGCCAATGAATGTCCACTCAGGTTACAGCTTCCGAATGGAGAGATTTCCGTCACGAATGGCTTTATATCTCCA ACATGGGGTGGTGTTGTAGTTTTGAATCCTCCTAAATGCTTGGAAAATGCAAATAGTGTGCACCCACTCAGGCGTAAAATTTCTTCTGAG GAACTTAATCAAATATTTGAAGTCTTCCTTGGGCAGCTTCGACAATTATTTGGTTTAAAATCCACTGGTTTTTACAAGGGTGCATCAGGAACATCTGTTCTGTTAGCCAGTGAACGAGGATTTACAGAATG GGAACTAGATGCCTTGGCTCGGCAATATGCGTGTTATAATCTTCGTCAATGCGGTACAACCCTCGGTTCACTTTCAAGATTG GTCCAGTCACTACCGAGAATGATTATTAAGGATGAGATTGGGAAACAG GTCATGTTATCCCTCGAGGCTGCTAAATTATCTCAGGAAAATGCCTCACTAGGCAATTATGATGCTTCGGCCG TTTCTTCGAAACATGCTAGATCCTTGGCTGAGGATGCATTCTTTCACCCATCCGTAATGTCTGTCAGTTACTACTCATTCGAGCACATGTTTGCTGTCTATTCG CCCTTTTTTCTGCCACTGTCGTTACATGTGATTCTTGCGGTTGTGAGAGAGATCAAAAGATATAAAAAAGAAAGCAGGAAATATGCAGCTTGGAAAGCTGCTACAAAACAGCATTCCGATTAG